One window from the genome of Rariglobus hedericola encodes:
- a CDS encoding glycoside hydrolase family 5 protein: MVNVPKLLRRGLLAASLMAVSALSLRAQTPAASTFAPLPPAESITTNSGMETDANGDNWPDGWPQLKAGGSWENEEGNHFIRMTSPSPGAMVMLYTEIPIPAGTQALELTWRQRVTGLKRGKNSWFDARIMMEFMDASRAKVSPAPNPAATGKDTAGWVTRSASFLVPEGAVYLKFMPALFNVEAGTFDLDDIVIKPVDAAPIKAAADAAATARAEKLAAQTAANQAKVAAKIEAGGAILSNGNFETPNKAGDFAADWAKAGTWETDADTGNRFLRLTSTEPGKTVMNFRSVILPAGVKAFELTLRWRITNLKPGEMGWFDARIMMDIKDAAGKKLSPGPGPLYSRNNTKDGAWVERTTSFLVPEGGVTLDLMPSLFQVKAGTFDLDDIVLKPTDPAIILAKQKAREEAAAKARVPVEQDNKAKWPPAIKAQGNRLVTIDGGKEVWLQGVNVPSLEWSVTGEQVHKSVVVGLDEWKGNVIRLPVKHDYWFGRKGQTDGGAAYRAIIDQCITLAANRGAYLVLDLHVYRAPKDEYLEFWTDAATRYKNHPAVIFDLMNEPFDTSWEVWRNGGFVGEKLTPDQAAFLSAEDKAKAQGFQSPGMQKMLDTVRATGAKNMVLVGGLDYAYRLDGIMEGYGLDDPNGQGIIYACHIYPWKSQWQKMLLNAAAKYPILLGEVGADAKKMTFMPLEQQEDWETWTPAILGLIQHHKLNWTAWCFHPGASPRMLLDWDYTPTPFWGQQAKDALGGKQFPPPDRLR, translated from the coding sequence ATGGTCAACGTTCCCAAACTCCTCCGCCGCGGCCTTCTGGCCGCCAGCCTCATGGCTGTATCCGCTTTATCGCTACGCGCCCAGACTCCGGCGGCATCCACCTTCGCTCCGCTTCCTCCCGCCGAGTCGATCACCACGAATTCCGGCATGGAGACCGATGCCAACGGCGACAACTGGCCCGACGGCTGGCCCCAGCTCAAAGCAGGCGGCTCCTGGGAAAATGAAGAGGGCAACCACTTCATCCGCATGACCAGCCCTTCGCCCGGCGCGATGGTCATGCTTTACACCGAGATTCCCATTCCGGCCGGCACTCAAGCCTTGGAACTCACGTGGCGCCAGCGCGTCACCGGCCTCAAGCGCGGCAAGAACTCCTGGTTCGACGCCCGCATCATGATGGAATTCATGGACGCCTCCCGCGCCAAGGTCTCCCCCGCACCCAACCCCGCCGCAACCGGTAAAGATACCGCCGGCTGGGTCACGCGCAGCGCCTCGTTCCTCGTCCCCGAAGGCGCGGTCTATCTCAAGTTCATGCCCGCCCTCTTCAACGTCGAAGCCGGCACCTTTGATCTCGACGACATCGTCATCAAACCCGTCGACGCCGCCCCCATCAAAGCCGCCGCCGATGCCGCCGCCACCGCCCGCGCCGAAAAGCTCGCCGCCCAGACCGCCGCCAATCAGGCCAAGGTTGCCGCCAAGATTGAAGCCGGTGGAGCTATTCTCTCCAACGGCAATTTCGAAACGCCCAACAAGGCCGGTGATTTCGCCGCCGATTGGGCCAAGGCCGGCACTTGGGAAACCGATGCCGATACCGGCAATCGTTTCCTGCGCCTCACCTCCACCGAGCCCGGCAAGACGGTCATGAACTTCCGCAGCGTCATCCTGCCCGCCGGCGTCAAAGCCTTCGAGCTCACCCTCCGCTGGCGCATCACCAACCTCAAGCCCGGCGAGATGGGTTGGTTCGACGCCCGCATCATGATGGACATCAAAGACGCCGCCGGGAAAAAACTCTCGCCCGGTCCCGGTCCGCTCTATTCCCGCAACAACACCAAGGACGGCGCCTGGGTTGAGCGCACCACCAGTTTCCTGGTTCCCGAAGGCGGCGTCACCCTCGACCTCATGCCGTCCCTCTTTCAAGTGAAGGCCGGCACGTTCGATCTCGACGACATCGTCCTCAAGCCCACCGACCCCGCGATCATCCTCGCCAAACAAAAAGCCCGCGAAGAAGCCGCCGCCAAGGCCCGCGTGCCCGTCGAACAGGACAACAAGGCCAAGTGGCCGCCCGCCATCAAAGCCCAAGGCAACCGTCTCGTCACCATCGACGGCGGCAAAGAAGTCTGGCTCCAAGGCGTCAACGTCCCGTCCCTCGAATGGAGCGTCACCGGCGAACAGGTTCACAAATCCGTCGTCGTCGGCCTCGACGAATGGAAGGGCAATGTCATCCGTCTACCCGTCAAACACGACTACTGGTTCGGTCGCAAGGGCCAGACCGACGGCGGCGCCGCCTACCGCGCCATCATCGACCAGTGCATCACGCTCGCCGCCAACCGTGGCGCCTACCTCGTCCTCGATCTCCACGTTTATCGCGCCCCGAAGGACGAGTATCTGGAGTTCTGGACCGACGCCGCCACCCGTTACAAGAATCACCCCGCCGTCATCTTCGACTTGATGAACGAGCCCTTCGACACGTCGTGGGAGGTCTGGCGCAACGGCGGCTTCGTGGGCGAAAAACTCACCCCTGACCAGGCCGCGTTCCTCAGCGCCGAAGACAAGGCCAAGGCCCAGGGCTTCCAGTCCCCCGGCATGCAGAAGATGCTCGATACCGTCCGCGCCACCGGTGCCAAGAACATGGTGCTCGTCGGCGGCCTCGACTACGCCTACCGCCTCGACGGCATAATGGAAGGCTACGGCCTCGATGACCCGAACGGCCAGGGCATCATCTACGCCTGCCACATTTATCCGTGGAAGAGCCAGTGGCAGAAGATGCTCCTCAACGCCGCCGCCAAATACCCGATCCTCCTCGGTGAAGTCGGTGCCGACGCCAAGAAGATGACCTTCATGCCGCTCGAGCAGCAGGAGGATTGGGAGACGTGGACCCCTGCCATCCTCGGCCTCATCCAGCACCATAAGCTCAACTGGACCGCCTGGTGTTTCCACCCCGGCGCCAGCCCCCGCATGTTGCTCGACTGGGACTATACGCCCACGCCCTTCTGGGGCCAGCAGGCCAAGGACGCCCTCGGCGGCAAACAATTCCCGCCTCCCGACCGCCTCCGCTGA
- a CDS encoding glycoside hydrolase family 5 protein, whose product MKLLSFTILLTALLAASLSAQTPSSRPEKLTLVKGTALTISPVDWPPVSLGVTQQSEGADHFLRLVVHPPVKIVSLSRTLVVPAGTDALSLSWQQRITGLKPGAQNGDARLAFEFFDANDTKIAATPPFSFYRENSNGWENQTTRIPVPSGARTFRLTPALVRLEGGSYDLGGITVTAVTTATASAASIPAVPDPAAGNTGPTPRASGAPPELRVQGNRLVTVKGGKEVWLQGVNVPSLEWSVKGERILKSIGIATDEWNANVIRLPVKADHWFGKGTKHNTQTDGGAAYRDLVDQAVALASSKGAYLVLDLHHYRAPRPSDLTFWTDAAARYKNNPAVLFDLLNEPHGTTWEIWRDGGFLEEKKKPGDEDTFLTPEEKLHNTRGYVSPGMQKMIDTVRATGAKNIVVIGGLDYAYDLTGIVSGFALKDPNGNGIMYASHVYPWKKSWQKKFLDAAAKHPILLGEVGGDAKKMSFIPANHQEDVATWVPAMLGLIQKHRLNWTGWCFHPSASPRMLSDLNYTPTPFWGQPAKDALAGKKFPEPAKLR is encoded by the coding sequence ATGAAACTCCTTAGCTTTACGATTTTACTCACAGCTCTTCTCGCCGCTTCGTTGTCCGCCCAGACTCCCTCGTCGCGCCCGGAAAAACTCACGCTCGTCAAAGGCACCGCGCTGACGATTTCGCCCGTCGACTGGCCCCCTGTAAGCCTCGGCGTCACTCAGCAGTCCGAGGGCGCCGATCATTTTTTGCGCCTAGTTGTCCACCCGCCCGTCAAGATCGTTTCACTCTCGCGCACACTCGTCGTGCCCGCCGGCACCGATGCGCTCTCGTTGAGCTGGCAGCAACGCATTACCGGCCTGAAACCCGGTGCGCAAAATGGCGATGCCCGCCTCGCATTCGAGTTCTTCGACGCCAATGACACCAAGATCGCGGCCACGCCTCCGTTTTCGTTTTATCGCGAGAACAGCAACGGCTGGGAAAACCAGACCACCCGCATCCCCGTGCCCTCGGGCGCACGCACCTTTCGCCTCACGCCCGCACTCGTTCGCCTGGAAGGCGGCAGCTATGACCTTGGCGGAATCACGGTGACTGCCGTTACCACCGCAACCGCCTCTGCGGCCTCAATACCCGCCGTGCCCGATCCCGCCGCGGGCAACACCGGCCCCACTCCCCGAGCGAGCGGCGCGCCACCCGAACTTCGCGTGCAAGGCAACCGCCTCGTCACCGTCAAAGGCGGCAAGGAGGTCTGGCTCCAGGGCGTCAACGTCCCGTCCCTCGAATGGAGCGTCAAAGGCGAGCGCATCCTCAAATCCATCGGCATCGCCACTGACGAATGGAATGCCAACGTCATCCGCCTGCCCGTGAAAGCCGACCACTGGTTCGGCAAAGGCACCAAGCACAACACGCAGACCGACGGTGGCGCCGCCTACCGCGACCTCGTCGACCAGGCCGTCGCCCTCGCCTCCTCCAAAGGCGCCTACCTCGTCCTCGATCTCCATCATTACCGCGCTCCCCGCCCGTCCGACCTCACCTTCTGGACCGACGCCGCCGCTCGCTACAAAAACAATCCCGCCGTCCTCTTCGACCTCCTCAACGAACCCCACGGCACCACGTGGGAAATCTGGCGCGACGGCGGTTTCCTCGAGGAAAAGAAAAAGCCCGGCGATGAGGATACGTTCCTCACCCCCGAGGAAAAACTGCACAACACGCGCGGCTACGTTTCTCCCGGCATGCAGAAGATGATTGATACCGTTCGCGCCACCGGCGCCAAAAACATCGTCGTCATCGGCGGACTCGACTACGCCTACGACCTCACCGGTATCGTCAGCGGCTTCGCCCTCAAAGACCCGAACGGCAACGGTATCATGTATGCCTCCCACGTCTATCCGTGGAAAAAATCCTGGCAGAAAAAGTTCCTCGATGCCGCCGCCAAGCACCCGATCCTGCTCGGCGAAGTCGGTGGCGATGCGAAGAAGATGTCCTTCATCCCCGCCAACCACCAGGAAGACGTCGCGACGTGGGTGCCCGCGATGCTCGGCCTCATCCAGAAACACCGCCTCAACTGGACCGGCTGGTGTTTCCACCCAAGCGCCAGCCCGCGCATGTTGTCCGACTTAAACTACACGCCCACGCCCTTCTGGGGACAGCCCGCCAAAGACGCCCTCGCCGGCAAGAAATTCCCAGAACCCGCCAAACTCCGCTAA
- a CDS encoding glycoside hydrolase family 5 protein, producing MTSIFRPPSSVLGILFSVFRLPASVLCLLSSVFLAGSISAAIDPTRTGSHAYPTDPAPEAPNPAQWPKELKVSGNRLVDTDGLEVWLQGVAIPGLEIRPEGHGAVRSTIEAIENWKANCVRLAVIDTYWRGEGKPGKETAGQSDGGTAYRAIIDAAINAAANRGAYLVIDLHAFRALKNEHLDFWTDVATRYKNHPAVLFDLINEPHGISWEVWRDGGFVAEKSKKAIDESAFLSEADKKKNEGFTSPGMQKAVEHIRALGARNILIAGALDWAYDLSGIVDGYELKDTAEGNGIMYSSHIYPWKSDWAGKVLRAAEKHPIFLGEVGVDKVKMDFLPLDRQEDPATWAPDMLGLIQKYRLNWTGWSFHTWATPVMLADWNYAPTPFWGQPAKDALAGKQFELKKLR from the coding sequence ATGACCTCCATCTTCCGTCCTCCGTCCTCTGTCCTCGGTATTCTGTTCTCTGTATTCCGCCTTCCGGCCTCCGTTCTCTGTCTTCTGTCCTCCGTCTTCCTCGCCGGCTCCATCTCCGCCGCGATCGATCCCACCCGCACCGGCAGTCACGCCTACCCGACCGACCCCGCCCCCGAGGCACCCAACCCCGCCCAATGGCCCAAGGAACTGAAAGTTTCCGGTAACCGTTTGGTGGATACGGATGGCCTCGAAGTCTGGCTGCAAGGCGTAGCCATCCCCGGCCTCGAAATCCGCCCCGAAGGCCACGGCGCCGTCCGCTCCACCATCGAGGCCATCGAAAACTGGAAGGCCAACTGCGTCCGCCTCGCCGTCATCGACACCTACTGGCGCGGCGAGGGCAAACCCGGCAAGGAAACCGCCGGCCAGTCCGACGGTGGCACCGCCTACCGCGCCATCATCGACGCCGCCATCAACGCCGCCGCCAACCGCGGAGCTTACCTCGTGATCGACCTCCACGCTTTCCGCGCGCTCAAAAACGAGCACCTCGATTTCTGGACCGACGTCGCCACCCGCTACAAAAACCACCCCGCCGTCCTCTTCGACCTCATCAACGAACCCCACGGCATCAGTTGGGAAGTCTGGCGCGATGGCGGCTTCGTGGCAGAGAAGAGCAAAAAAGCCATCGATGAATCCGCCTTCCTCAGCGAAGCAGACAAAAAGAAAAACGAAGGCTTCACCTCTCCCGGCATGCAAAAAGCCGTCGAGCACATCCGCGCCCTCGGCGCCCGCAACATCCTCATCGCCGGTGCACTCGACTGGGCCTACGACCTCTCCGGCATCGTGGACGGCTACGAACTCAAGGACACCGCCGAGGGCAACGGCATCATGTATTCCTCCCACATCTATCCGTGGAAAAGCGACTGGGCTGGCAAGGTCCTGCGCGCCGCCGAGAAACATCCCATCTTCCTCGGCGAAGTCGGCGTGGATAAAGTGAAAATGGATTTCCTCCCGCTGGACCGCCAGGAAGACCCCGCCACGTGGGCGCCCGACATGCTCGGCCTCATCCAGAAATACCGCCTCAACTGGACCGGCTGGTCCTTCCACACCTGGGCCACCCCCGTGATGCTCGCCGACTGGAATTACGCGCCCACGCCCTTCTGGGGCCAGCCCGCCAAAGACGCCCTCGCCGGCAAACAGTTCGAGCTCAAAAAACTCCGCTGA
- a CDS encoding LacI family DNA-binding transcriptional regulator → MKVAREACVAASTASLALRGSPRVLPETVERVKAAAKRLGYSADPRVGSLMARIRMAKEIHDRERIAFVWVNGLKEDRLRDRFSQTTVACAKRRAEELGWAMEEFWLGSDGMTPARLEKVLLTRGITGVVFSSPLAVHSTTVDWNWSHFASALIGNLEFHPPLHRAGHHHYQNMWTAVEKLRAAGCARPAAVLFEPHQLHMQGIHQAAFLANYPLPRQALSMVRFGLPESRAETLAWLEKVKADGLVFGMNPSEETLHWLRTLPRIKCMVTVDRPEPGLPGINTQNGAIAADAVDLVIAQLHRNERGVPVSPISVLPEGVWEDFG, encoded by the coding sequence ATGAAAGTGGCCCGCGAGGCGTGTGTGGCGGCCTCGACGGCGTCACTGGCGCTGCGGGGGAGTCCGCGGGTGTTGCCGGAGACCGTGGAGCGTGTGAAGGCGGCGGCGAAACGGCTGGGTTATTCGGCCGATCCTCGGGTGGGGTCGTTGATGGCCCGCATTCGCATGGCCAAGGAGATTCACGACCGGGAGCGAATCGCGTTTGTTTGGGTAAACGGGTTGAAGGAGGATCGGTTGAGGGACCGATTTAGCCAGACGACGGTTGCCTGTGCGAAAAGACGGGCGGAGGAGCTGGGCTGGGCCATGGAGGAATTTTGGTTGGGGTCCGACGGCATGACCCCGGCGCGGCTTGAGAAGGTCCTGCTGACGCGCGGAATCACGGGCGTGGTGTTTTCGTCACCTTTGGCGGTGCACTCGACGACGGTGGATTGGAACTGGTCGCATTTTGCGTCGGCGCTGATCGGGAACCTGGAGTTTCATCCGCCGCTACACCGCGCGGGACATCATCATTACCAGAATATGTGGACGGCGGTGGAAAAGCTGCGCGCGGCGGGATGTGCGCGCCCGGCGGCGGTGTTGTTCGAACCGCACCAGCTGCATATGCAGGGAATCCATCAGGCGGCGTTCCTGGCGAATTATCCGTTGCCACGGCAGGCTTTGTCGATGGTGCGGTTTGGGTTGCCGGAGAGCCGCGCGGAGACCTTGGCGTGGTTGGAAAAAGTGAAGGCGGACGGGCTGGTCTTTGGCATGAATCCGTCGGAGGAAACGCTGCACTGGCTGCGAACCCTGCCTCGCATAAAATGCATGGTGACGGTGGATCGGCCGGAGCCGGGTTTGCCGGGAATCAATACGCAGAACGGCGCGATTGCTGCGGACGCGGTGGACTTGGTGATCGCGCAGCTGCATCGCAACGAGCGGGGTGTTCCGGTGAGTCCGATCTCGGTTTTGCCCGAAGGGGTATGGGAGGATTTTGGGTGA
- a CDS encoding beta strand repeat-containing protein, giving the protein MKTSPSRTPSIRSASSVFQLPATLLTFVAALTISPSAFAQVDGNWNVDLAGNWSAASNWSSTPTVPGGIGSVVNLTFDITNNSAVTIDTTSRTVGTLTIGDPVAPIKSYYLLASGGATLIMDNGGAGAVINYLGFGFDEISAPIVLNDTLTVNSSASGASVRIKGGITGTGSVTFNTGSGPNAAGGNTTTGGITGINNIGTITNSGSGVGITSLLAVGSNVTDVIQNSATSALYLNGINAYTGSTIINSGQLRLNGAGSILSSSPLVLGGGTLNSLQTAGSTQAFASTTVNRGFSTVTNGTATNTVALGAITRSTGGLLNISSLTGTTTTANTTDSSGILGTWITTGTGTSLRYASGGNGGVITAHISTVAAANLSDVTSATTNYSFAANATQTGNITGNTLQYIGSAAAAWNTGNFGVTLNGLMNGGNNSLTQTGTGIITIGSNKELVILSNNNRAISLASAIADNGGGASAITYGGPSAGVLTLTGGNTYTGGTNIASGTLQLGNNTTTGSLSATGAIVNNGVFIIKRSNAVAQGTDFSSAAITGTGAFTQAGTGTTTLNALNTYTGATTISAGTLALGAANRIADTSNLVMAGGTFATGGFSETLGTLTLSASSIIDLGSGTSALIFADSSGTTWGSSISLSFINFTAGTDSIRIGTSNLGLTSGQLSQITINGLAAIIDSSGYLVSAIPEPSTYAIFAGAGMLIFAGVRRKARGSRTL; this is encoded by the coding sequence ATGAAAACCTCTCCATCGCGCACCCCAAGCATTCGCTCCGCCTCTTCGGTGTTTCAACTTCCCGCCACCCTGCTAACCTTCGTCGCCGCCTTGACCATCAGCCCCTCTGCGTTCGCACAGGTGGACGGCAATTGGAATGTCGATTTGGCCGGCAACTGGAGCGCCGCCTCCAACTGGTCAAGCACCCCGACCGTTCCGGGCGGCATAGGCTCCGTTGTGAATCTTACATTCGACATCACGAATAACAGCGCCGTCACCATCGACACCACCTCCCGCACGGTGGGCACGCTGACCATCGGCGATCCCGTCGCCCCGATAAAATCCTACTACTTACTCGCCTCGGGTGGAGCGACGCTGATCATGGATAACGGCGGAGCCGGCGCGGTAATCAATTACCTCGGATTCGGGTTCGATGAAATTTCTGCCCCTATCGTTCTCAACGATACCTTGACGGTTAACTCCAGTGCCAGCGGTGCCTCTGTCAGGATCAAGGGCGGCATCACCGGAACCGGAAGTGTCACGTTTAACACAGGTTCCGGTCCTAACGCGGCTGGTGGCAACACAACGACCGGCGGCATAACCGGCATCAATAATATCGGCACGATCACCAATTCCGGCAGCGGCGTCGGCATCACCTCCCTTCTCGCAGTTGGCTCCAACGTGACCGACGTCATTCAGAACAGCGCCACCAGCGCCTTGTATCTCAACGGCATCAACGCCTACACCGGATCCACGATTATCAATAGCGGCCAGTTGCGACTGAACGGAGCGGGATCGATCCTTTCCAGCAGTCCGCTGGTGTTGGGCGGCGGCACACTGAACAGCCTGCAGACGGCGGGCAGCACGCAGGCGTTTGCCTCGACGACCGTGAACCGCGGGTTTTCGACCGTCACGAACGGCACCGCCACCAACACCGTCGCCCTCGGCGCAATCACGCGCAGCACAGGCGGACTGCTGAATATCTCTTCGCTCACCGGCACCACCACCACTGCCAACACGACCGATTCCTCCGGCATCCTCGGCACGTGGATCACGACCGGCACAGGCACGTCGTTACGATACGCGAGCGGCGGCAACGGCGGTGTCATCACCGCCCACATCAGCACGGTGGCGGCTGCTAATCTATCCGACGTCACCAGTGCCACCACCAATTACTCCTTCGCCGCCAATGCGACCCAGACGGGGAATATCACCGGCAATACCCTGCAATACATCGGCTCCGCCGCGGCAGCTTGGAACACGGGTAACTTCGGCGTCACGCTGAACGGTTTGATGAATGGCGGAAACAACAGCCTGACGCAAACGGGCACAGGCATCATCACGATCGGCTCCAACAAGGAACTGGTCATCCTGAGTAATAATAACAGAGCGATCTCGTTGGCTTCCGCGATAGCGGACAATGGAGGCGGCGCTTCGGCTATCACCTATGGTGGTCCGAGCGCGGGTGTCCTCACCCTCACCGGCGGCAACACTTACACTGGAGGCACCAACATCGCCAGCGGCACCCTGCAACTGGGCAACAACACCACGACCGGCTCACTGTCGGCCACCGGCGCCATTGTAAACAACGGTGTCTTTATCATCAAACGGAGCAATGCTGTGGCTCAAGGCACGGACTTCAGTTCGGCAGCCATCACAGGCACGGGCGCGTTTACTCAGGCCGGCACCGGCACAACGACGCTGAATGCTCTTAACACCTACACCGGCGCCACCACCATCAGCGCCGGCACCCTCGCCCTGGGCGCTGCCAACCGCATCGCTGACACAAGCAACCTCGTCATGGCTGGCGGCACTTTCGCCACCGGCGGTTTCAGTGAAACCCTCGGCACGCTCACCCTCTCCGCCAGTTCGATCATCGACCTAGGTAGCGGCACCTCCGCCCTCATCTTCGCTGATAGCAGCGGCACGACCTGGGGCAGCTCGATCAGTCTGAGCTTCATCAACTTCACCGCCGGCACGGACTCCATCCGTATCGGCACGAGCAACCTGGGCCTTACCAGCGGGCAGCTCAGCCAGATAACGATCAACGGCTTGGCAGCCATCATCGACAGCAGCGGCTACCTCGTCTCCGCCATCCCCGAGCCCTCGACCTACGCCATCTTCGCCGGTGCCGGCATGTTGATCTTTGCCGGCGTCCGCCGCAAAGCCCGCGGCTCCCGCACCCTTTAA
- a CDS encoding glycoside hydrolase family 5 protein yields MLTPSSLFRLCLGLAGSSLAMLSTPLHAQPASVPGAPPELRVQGNRLVTVKDGKEVWLQGVNVPSLDWGVKGESLLLSVAKVVDEWKGNVIRLPVKEEFWFGKGTKHNTRSDGGQSYRDLVDKAIALASSKGAYVVLDLHRYRAPRKEYLDFWTDAATRYKNNPAVLFDLLNEPHGITWQIWRDGGFVEEKKKAGDEDAFLTPEEKLNNKHGFQSPGMQAMIDAVRATGAKNIVVIGGLDYAYDLSGVVNGFALTDKSGNGIMYASHVYPWKKGWQKKLLDAAAKHPILLGEVGADANKMKFIPANAQEDAATWVPAMLGLIQKHRLNWTGWAFHPKASPRMLLDWDYTPTPFWGQPAKDALSGKQFPAPDRLR; encoded by the coding sequence ATGCTCACGCCCTCCTCTCTTTTTCGCCTTTGCCTCGGACTCGCCGGCTCCTCGCTGGCGATGCTGTCGACTCCGTTGCATGCCCAGCCGGCATCCGTGCCCGGCGCGCCACCCGAGCTCCGCGTCCAAGGCAACCGCCTTGTCACCGTCAAAGACGGCAAGGAGGTCTGGCTGCAGGGTGTCAACGTCCCCAGCCTCGATTGGGGCGTCAAAGGCGAAAGCCTGCTCCTCTCCGTCGCCAAAGTGGTCGACGAGTGGAAAGGCAACGTCATCCGCCTTCCCGTGAAGGAAGAGTTCTGGTTTGGCAAAGGCACCAAGCACAACACCCGCTCCGACGGCGGACAATCCTACCGAGACCTCGTTGACAAGGCGATCGCCCTCGCCTCCAGCAAAGGCGCCTACGTCGTCCTCGATCTCCATCGTTACCGCGCCCCGCGCAAGGAATACCTGGATTTCTGGACCGACGCCGCCACCCGCTACAAAAACAATCCTGCCGTCCTCTTCGATCTTCTCAACGAGCCTCACGGGATCACCTGGCAAATCTGGCGCGACGGCGGCTTTGTCGAGGAAAAGAAAAAAGCCGGCGATGAAGACGCGTTCCTCACCCCCGAGGAAAAGCTGAACAACAAGCATGGGTTCCAGTCGCCCGGCATGCAGGCGATGATCGACGCCGTCCGCGCCACCGGTGCCAAAAACATCGTGGTCATCGGCGGGCTCGACTACGCCTACGACCTGTCCGGCGTCGTCAACGGCTTCGCCCTCACCGACAAATCCGGCAACGGCATCATGTATGCCTCCCACGTCTATCCGTGGAAAAAAGGCTGGCAGAAAAAGCTCCTCGATGCCGCCGCGAAGCACCCGATCCTCCTCGGCGAGGTCGGCGCCGACGCCAACAAGATGAAGTTCATCCCGGCCAACGCCCAGGAAGACGCCGCCACGTGGGTGCCCGCCATGCTCGGCCTCATCCAGAAGCACCGGCTCAACTGGACCGGCTGGGCATTCCATCCCAAGGCCAGCCCGCGCATGCTCCTCGATTGGGACTACACCCCGACCCCTTTCTGGGGACAACCCGCCAAAGACGCCCTCTCCGGCAAACAATTCCCCGCACCCGACCGACTCCGCTGA
- a CDS encoding glycoside hydrolase family 5 protein produces the protein MNPLRRFLLLALVACVSGAAAQAADEPPKPDTKPRNYPKDPEAEAARPEKWPSELKVSGNRLVNTDGNEVWLQGLAIPGLEIRPEGHGAVHSTIVGIDEWKANVIRLAVKDEYWFGRSKSQTDGGAAYRALVDSAVNAAANRGAYIVLDNHRYRAVRDEHLVFWTEVALKYKNHPAVLFEIINEPHGISWDLWRDGGFVSEKKKGVDESAFLSDAEKKQNQGFESPGMQRAVNLIRTTGARNIIIAAGLGWSFNLSGITKGYELNDPSGNGIMYSWHVYNWHKGWEENVLATAAKHPIFVGEVGADVNKMDFLPSEIQENPYTWVPDILGFIQKHRLNWTGWSFHAWATPVLISDWNYTPTPAWGVPAKAALSGEQFELKKMR, from the coding sequence ATGAATCCGCTTCGCCGATTCCTCCTGCTCGCCCTCGTCGCCTGCGTCAGTGGTGCCGCTGCGCAGGCCGCAGATGAGCCGCCCAAGCCAGACACCAAACCCCGCAACTACCCCAAGGATCCCGAAGCGGAGGCCGCCCGTCCTGAAAAATGGCCTTCGGAATTGAAGGTATCCGGTAACCGTTTGGTGAATACCGACGGCAATGAGGTGTGGTTGCAGGGCCTGGCCATTCCCGGACTTGAAATCCGTCCCGAAGGCCACGGTGCCGTCCATTCGACCATCGTCGGCATCGACGAATGGAAGGCCAATGTCATCCGTCTCGCCGTGAAGGATGAATACTGGTTCGGCCGCTCCAAGAGCCAGACCGACGGCGGCGCCGCCTACCGCGCGCTCGTCGATTCCGCCGTCAACGCCGCCGCCAACCGAGGCGCCTACATCGTCCTCGACAATCATCGTTACCGCGCCGTCCGCGACGAACACCTCGTGTTCTGGACCGAGGTCGCCCTGAAATACAAAAACCACCCAGCCGTTCTCTTCGAAATCATCAATGAGCCCCACGGTATTTCCTGGGACCTCTGGCGCGACGGCGGCTTTGTTTCCGAAAAGAAAAAGGGCGTCGACGAATCCGCCTTCCTGAGCGACGCCGAGAAAAAGCAGAACCAGGGCTTCGAGTCACCGGGCATGCAGCGCGCGGTCAACCTCATCCGAACCACCGGCGCCCGCAACATCATCATCGCCGCCGGTCTCGGCTGGTCCTTCAACCTCTCCGGCATCACCAAGGGCTACGAACTCAATGATCCTTCCGGAAACGGCATCATGTATTCGTGGCACGTCTACAACTGGCACAAGGGCTGGGAAGAAAACGTCCTCGCGACCGCCGCCAAGCATCCGATTTTCGTCGGCGAGGTCGGCGCGGATGTGAACAAGATGGATTTCCTTCCCTCCGAAATTCAGGAGAATCCTTACACTTGGGTGCCGGACATCCTCGGGTTCATCCAGAAGCACCGCCTCAACTGGACCGGCTGGTCCTTCCACGCCTGGGCCACGCCCGTGTTGATCTCCGACTGGAACTACACCCCCACGCCCGCCTGGGGCGTTCCCGCCAAAGCCGCGCTCTCCGGTGAACAATTCGAGCTGAAAAAAATGCGCTGA